From the Acidobacteriota bacterium genome, one window contains:
- the metF gene encoding methylenetetrahydrofolate reductase [NAD(P)H]: MRFAEHYRSGGPVFSFELFPPKSDQGMKELERRLPKLVALQPSFITVTYGAMGSTRERTLEIVRLVAGHGMETAHHLTCVGASRGELSRQIDEIAKWGIENIVALRGDPPQGSEAFVAPEDGFSNAYQLVDLIRSKGRFGVAVAGYPEKHVEASDFDTDVKWLKHKVDHGADAIITQLFYRNRAFFRFLGRCREMGIEQPIVPGLLPILSTHQIRRISSICGCTIPQGLLAELMEAGEDESKVCEIGIRYTVEQAVELLQQGVPGIHFYVLNRYFHINEIMQRLRERIAQARRLAT, encoded by the coding sequence ATGCGATTCGCAGAACATTATCGCTCTGGGGGACCCGTTTTCTCCTTCGAGCTGTTCCCCCCCAAGAGCGACCAAGGCATGAAGGAACTCGAGCGCCGGCTTCCCAAGCTGGTTGCGCTCCAGCCCTCCTTTATCACCGTCACTTACGGAGCCATGGGGAGCACCCGCGAGCGCACGCTGGAAATCGTCCGGCTGGTCGCCGGCCACGGCATGGAAACGGCTCACCACTTGACCTGCGTGGGCGCCAGCCGGGGTGAACTGAGCCGCCAGATCGATGAGATCGCCAAGTGGGGCATCGAAAATATCGTGGCCCTGCGCGGCGATCCTCCCCAGGGCAGCGAGGCCTTCGTGGCCCCCGAGGACGGCTTCTCCAACGCCTACCAACTGGTCGACCTCATTCGCAGCAAGGGGCGCTTCGGGGTGGCCGTGGCGGGCTATCCCGAGAAACATGTCGAAGCCTCCGACTTCGATACTGACGTGAAGTGGCTCAAGCACAAGGTCGATCATGGCGCCGACGCCATCATCACTCAGCTCTTCTACCGCAACCGGGCTTTTTTCCGCTTCCTTGGGCGTTGCCGCGAAATGGGAATCGAGCAACCCATCGTTCCCGGGCTTCTGCCCATCCTCAGCACCCACCAGATCAGGCGCATCAGTTCCATTTGCGGCTGCACCATTCCGCAGGGCTTGCTGGCTGAATTGATGGAGGCTGGAGAGGACGAGTCAAAGGTCTGCGAGATCGGCATCCGCTACACCGTCGAGCAGGCGGTCGAACTGCTGCAGCAGGGAGTGCCGGGGATTCACTTCTACGTGCTCAACCGCTACTTCCACATCAACGAAATCATGCAGAGGTTGCGCGAGAGGATAGCCCAGGCCCGCCGACTGGCTACTTGA
- a CDS encoding citrate synthase: protein MPKDTLTIRDNRTGREYELDITDDTIRAIELRQIKVREEEFGMLSYDPGYTNTASCRSSITYIDGAKGILRYRGYPIEQLAERFSFMQVAYLIFNGELPDQQQEAAFLRSIDRHRIVNTSLRRLMESFHHDADPMHMLAAGVAGVGALHPEASDVSDEENRRTQIRRLVSQIPCIAAYAYRHKTGQVFVDPDPSLSYCENFLHMMFGGPGGKDLNPTLVKALDVLFVLHADHEQNCSTATMRSVGSSNPGPYLSAAAAIGALAGPLHGGANTAVLRMLGEIGSKDNIPEYIEQVKAGEVRLMGFGHRVYKNYDPRARIIKKMADEVFQVTGTNPLLEIALELEKIALHEDYFVDRKLYPNVDFYSGLIYQSMGFPSGFFTVLFAIARTVGWLAQWEELMVDGEKRIARPRQVYTGHGKRDV, encoded by the coding sequence ATGCCCAAAGATACGCTCACCATCAGGGACAACCGGACAGGACGCGAGTACGAGTTGGACATCACCGACGACACCATCCGCGCCATTGAGCTTCGTCAGATCAAAGTCCGCGAGGAGGAGTTCGGGATGCTCAGCTACGATCCCGGCTACACCAATACCGCATCCTGCCGCAGCTCCATCACCTACATCGACGGCGCCAAGGGGATTCTGCGCTACCGCGGCTACCCGATCGAGCAACTGGCGGAGCGCTTTTCCTTCATGCAGGTGGCCTACCTCATCTTCAACGGCGAATTGCCCGACCAGCAGCAGGAAGCAGCGTTCCTGCGCTCCATCGACCGCCATCGCATCGTCAACACCAGCCTGCGGCGCCTGATGGAGTCCTTCCACCACGATGCCGACCCCATGCACATGCTGGCGGCCGGGGTGGCCGGGGTAGGAGCCTTGCATCCGGAAGCGTCCGACGTCTCGGACGAGGAGAACCGCCGTACCCAGATCCGCAGGTTGGTCAGCCAGATTCCCTGTATTGCGGCCTACGCCTACCGGCACAAGACCGGCCAGGTCTTCGTCGATCCCGACCCTTCCTTGAGCTACTGCGAGAATTTCCTCCACATGATGTTCGGAGGGCCCGGAGGCAAGGACCTGAACCCGACCCTGGTCAAGGCTCTGGACGTGCTTTTCGTGCTGCATGCCGATCACGAGCAGAATTGCAGCACGGCCACCATGCGCAGCGTGGGAAGCTCCAATCCCGGTCCCTACTTGTCGGCGGCGGCGGCCATCGGCGCACTGGCGGGTCCTCTGCATGGCGGCGCCAATACGGCGGTGCTGCGCATGCTGGGCGAGATCGGCAGCAAGGACAACATTCCCGAATACATCGAACAGGTCAAAGCCGGCGAAGTCCGCTTGATGGGCTTCGGGCACCGCGTCTACAAGAATTACGACCCGCGCGCCCGCATCATCAAGAAGATGGCCGACGAGGTCTTCCAGGTCACGGGCACCAACCCTCTGCTCGAGATCGCCCTGGAGTTGGAGAAGATCGCCCTTCACGAAGATTACTTCGTGGACCGCAAGCTCTACCCCAACGTCGACTTCTATTCGGGGCTGATCTATCAGTCGATGGGATTTCCCAGCGGCTTCTTTACCGTGCTCTTCGCTATCGCCCGGACAGTCGGGTGGCTGGCCCAGTGGGAAGAGCTGATGGTGGACGGCGAAAAGCGCATCGCGCGTCCTCGCCAGGTCTACACTGGACACGGCAAGCGGGATGTCTAG
- a CDS encoding inositol monophosphatase family protein produces the protein MIDFDVPEIGVALETVESGVALGLEVRRAVAHDALQKEDRSPVTVADFSIQALVARRLQQAFPRVPLVAEERSDELRQPGHAAVCRQVLEWVSRFVDPGGREEVFGWIDHGASDPARRFWTLDPIDGTKGFLRGGHWAVCLALLEDHQVRLGVLGCPHWSAEVGWQAQGPGGLVLAVRGEGCWWRPLGGDEPLRPLQASGRDRPEDARILRSYESGHTNEEQMERLVEEIGARADPVLMDSQAKYAALAAGQGDVLVRLLRPDKTGYKEKIWDQAAGSLVIQEAGGQVTDLDGRALDFSTGRKLLNNRGILASNGRLHQACLQALQALQVA, from the coding sequence TTGATCGATTTCGACGTTCCTGAAATAGGCGTGGCCCTGGAAACGGTGGAGAGCGGCGTGGCGCTGGGGCTGGAAGTGCGGCGGGCCGTGGCTCACGACGCACTGCAGAAAGAAGACCGCTCCCCGGTGACGGTGGCTGACTTTTCCATTCAGGCCCTGGTGGCCCGCCGTCTGCAGCAGGCTTTTCCCCGAGTGCCGCTGGTTGCCGAAGAACGCTCCGACGAGTTGCGGCAGCCCGGCCACGCAGCGGTTTGCCGACAGGTGCTGGAGTGGGTTTCCCGCTTCGTCGACCCGGGCGGCAGGGAAGAGGTTTTCGGCTGGATCGATCACGGAGCCTCCGATCCCGCCCGCCGCTTCTGGACTCTCGATCCCATTGACGGAACCAAGGGCTTTTTACGCGGAGGGCATTGGGCCGTATGCCTGGCTTTGTTGGAAGACCACCAGGTGCGCCTGGGCGTTTTGGGGTGTCCTCACTGGTCGGCCGAGGTGGGATGGCAAGCGCAGGGTCCCGGCGGTCTGGTGCTGGCGGTCCGAGGAGAGGGCTGCTGGTGGCGTCCCCTGGGCGGCGATGAGCCCTTGCGTCCTCTGCAGGCTTCCGGCCGCGATCGGCCCGAGGACGCCCGCATACTGCGTTCTTACGAGTCGGGTCACACCAACGAAGAGCAGATGGAGCGCCTGGTGGAGGAAATCGGAGCCCGGGCCGACCCCGTCCTCATGGACAGCCAGGCCAAGTATGCGGCCCTGGCAGCCGGCCAGGGAGACGTGCTGGTGCGTCTCTTGCGTCCTGACAAGACCGGCTACAAAGAGAAGATCTGGGATCAGGCCGCCGGGTCGCTGGTCATCCAGGAAGCCGGCGGCCAGGTCACCGACCTGGACGGGCGGGCCCTGGATTTCTCGACCGGCCGCAAACTGCTCAATAACCGCGGAATCCTGGCTTCCAACGGCAGGCTTCACCAGGCTTGCCTGCAAGCGCTGCAGGCTCTGCAGGTGGCCTGA
- a CDS encoding potassium transporter TrkG, giving the protein MIHWPNQLRILGLFVLALSGAMAVALGLAIYDNDEGLLPLGLSTAISVLAGAGLVYSYKPEHRQFNNREGIMLVILTWVGAGIVGALPFYFSPFFSSFTDAFFESVSGFTTTGATILTAIEPLPRSLLFWRSFTQWVGGMGIIVLAVAILPLVGVGGMELYRAEFSGASSEKIKPRIAETAKSLWRIYAAFSIAQYVALRLAGMDPFDSVCHTFTTMATGGFSTRNISVEAFNSPLIEYVIIFFMFAAGINITMHYRLLIMGRPRPFLRDLEVRTYFAATAGAIGAVAATLYFNGIAVGEEAFRKAAFQVVSIMTTTGFSTTDFETWPPFTLLLLLALMFLGGCTGSTAGGLKVARIALLARVVGREFRRIVERRGVFAVRFNDKAVNESAIDGLLNLIYLAFIINFAACLFLTAFGVDVLTAISAVAASMFNIGPGLGKVGPYEHYGHLAAPVKWVLAFCMLAGRLEFYTLLVICTRAFWRK; this is encoded by the coding sequence GTGATCCACTGGCCCAACCAACTCAGAATCCTCGGACTCTTCGTCCTGGCCCTCAGCGGAGCGATGGCGGTGGCCCTGGGCCTGGCGATCTACGACAACGACGAGGGCTTGCTGCCGCTGGGGCTTTCCACCGCCATATCGGTCCTGGCGGGCGCGGGGCTGGTCTATTCGTACAAGCCTGAGCACCGTCAGTTCAATAACCGCGAAGGCATCATGCTGGTGATCCTCACCTGGGTCGGAGCCGGCATCGTGGGTGCGCTGCCCTTTTACTTCTCGCCCTTCTTCTCGAGTTTCACCGACGCCTTCTTCGAATCGGTTTCGGGATTCACCACCACCGGCGCCACCATCCTGACCGCCATCGAACCGCTTCCCCGCAGCCTCCTGTTCTGGCGTTCCTTCACCCAGTGGGTGGGGGGCATGGGGATCATCGTGCTGGCGGTGGCCATCCTGCCTCTGGTGGGAGTGGGGGGAATGGAGCTCTACCGGGCCGAGTTCTCAGGAGCCTCCTCCGAGAAGATCAAGCCGCGCATCGCTGAAACGGCCAAGAGCCTGTGGCGCATCTACGCCGCCTTCTCCATCGCCCAATACGTGGCCCTGCGGCTGGCCGGCATGGACCCCTTCGACTCCGTCTGCCACACCTTCACCACCATGGCCACGGGAGGGTTCTCGACCCGCAACATCAGCGTCGAGGCCTTCAACTCGCCGCTGATCGAGTACGTCATCATCTTTTTCATGTTCGCGGCGGGGATCAACATCACCATGCACTACCGCCTGCTCATCATGGGCAGGCCGCGTCCCTTTCTGCGCGACCTGGAAGTCCGCACCTACTTCGCCGCCACCGCCGGGGCCATCGGCGCCGTGGCCGCCACCCTTTATTTCAACGGCATCGCGGTAGGCGAAGAAGCCTTCAGGAAAGCCGCCTTTCAGGTGGTCTCCATCATGACCACCACGGGCTTCTCCACCACCGACTTCGAGACTTGGCCCCCCTTCACGCTGCTTCTGCTGCTGGCGCTGATGTTCCTGGGAGGCTGCACCGGATCCACCGCCGGCGGACTCAAAGTGGCCCGCATCGCCCTTCTGGCGCGGGTGGTGGGACGGGAGTTCCGCCGCATCGTGGAGCGCCGGGGCGTCTTCGCCGTCCGCTTCAACGACAAGGCGGTCAACGAAAGCGCCATCGACGGGCTCCTCAACCTCATCTACCTGGCCTTCATCATCAACTTCGCCGCCTGCCTCTTCCTGACCGCTTTCGGGGTAGACGTCCTCACCGCCATCTCCGCCGTGGCCGCCTCCATGTTCAACATCGGCCCCGGCTTGGGAAAGGTAGGCCCCTACGAGCACTACGGCCACCTGGCCGCCCCCGTCAAATGGGTCCTGGCCTTCTGCATGCTGGCCGGCCGCCTGGAGTTCTACACCCTGCTGGTCATCTGCACCCGAGCCTTCTGGCGCAAGTAG
- the trkA gene encoding Trk system potassium transporter TrkA gives MRVLILGGGEVGQLVARRLIREKSEVVIVENNEDRCARLEETLDAKVVYGTASSVKTLEKAGLDKADMMIAVTNSDEANILGCLIAQAHSNVKIKVARLRTHEVDRWRAMCGKELLDIDLVIHPDRETAERIMRVIGLPGVSDILEFADGRIKLFGMNVAPDSWVVGKTMAEMDEAGPPENSLIAILFRGHKAIIPRGHDVLRPNDHVYIVVPTDELEACFEFMGVQSQERLKRVFIVGGKQLGIELALQLERKGVQVKLFEKDLKRCEKIATLVRDTVVVNNDGTNQAALVEENIEGIDAFLALTGHDEDNIIASLLAKRLEARKAVALINRLDFLPMGQLLGINSAFSTRLAVVDRILQFVRKGKVVSVTTFREEEAEAIELMASKESKYVGRKLRDVHLPHGAIVGAIASPSGKVIVPRGDAMINPGDRVLFFCLENLVPKLESAFIAGR, from the coding sequence ATGCGAGTACTCATACTGGGCGGAGGAGAAGTGGGGCAATTGGTGGCCCGCCGCCTCATCCGCGAGAAGAGCGAAGTGGTCATCGTCGAGAACAACGAAGACCGCTGTGCGCGTCTGGAGGAGACTCTGGACGCCAAGGTCGTATATGGGACCGCCTCCAGCGTCAAAACCCTGGAGAAGGCCGGCCTGGACAAGGCCGACATGATGATCGCGGTCACCAACAGCGACGAAGCCAACATCCTGGGCTGCCTCATCGCCCAGGCCCATTCCAACGTCAAGATCAAGGTGGCGCGGTTGCGCACCCATGAGGTCGACCGCTGGCGGGCCATGTGCGGCAAGGAACTGCTCGACATCGACCTGGTCATCCATCCCGACCGCGAAACCGCCGAGCGCATCATGCGCGTCATCGGACTTCCGGGAGTCAGCGACATCCTGGAGTTCGCCGACGGACGCATCAAGCTCTTCGGGATGAACGTGGCCCCCGACAGTTGGGTGGTTGGCAAGACCATGGCCGAAATGGATGAGGCCGGCCCGCCCGAGAACTCCCTCATCGCCATCCTCTTCCGCGGCCACAAAGCCATCATTCCGCGCGGACACGACGTGCTGCGTCCCAACGACCACGTCTACATCGTGGTCCCTACCGACGAGTTGGAGGCTTGCTTCGAGTTTATGGGCGTGCAGAGCCAGGAAAGGCTCAAGCGGGTCTTCATCGTGGGCGGCAAGCAACTGGGCATCGAGCTGGCCCTGCAGTTAGAGCGCAAGGGCGTGCAGGTCAAGCTCTTCGAAAAGGACCTCAAGCGCTGCGAGAAGATCGCCACCCTGGTTCGGGATACCGTGGTGGTCAACAACGACGGCACCAACCAAGCGGCGCTGGTGGAAGAAAACATCGAGGGCATCGACGCCTTCCTGGCCCTGACGGGCCACGACGAAGACAACATCATCGCCTCGCTGCTGGCCAAGCGCCTGGAGGCCAGAAAAGCAGTGGCCCTCATCAACCGGCTTGACTTTCTTCCCATGGGACAGCTTTTGGGAATCAACTCGGCCTTTTCAACCCGGCTGGCGGTCGTCGACCGCATCCTCCAGTTCGTGCGCAAAGGCAAAGTGGTTTCGGTCACCACCTTCCGCGAAGAAGAGGCCGAGGCCATCGAACTGATGGCCAGCAAGGAATCGAAGTACGTAGGGCGCAAGCTGCGCGACGTCCACCTGCCTCACGGAGCCATCGTGGGAGCCATCGCCTCTCCCTCAGGCAAGGTCATCGTCCCCCGCGGCGACGCTATGATCAATCCCGGCGACCGGGTCCTCTTCTTCTGCCTGGAAAACCTCGTTCCCAAACTCGAATCGGCTTTCATCGCGGGGCGCTAG